agtggaagagtcagaagagcaagcagtaaataagaatttatcagtgtcctaactgtgtttattttgtgtaagtcacggagcaaaagcagttgtatgtgtagcattatagagtgtgcatacgggGAGTGGGAtgtaaattacaagctcactgtCTGGAGTTGCGAATAGCCATTTCTCACCACAGTCAGTGGGTCTACCCGAGTTTTGGTAGTGCGGTGGTAGTCCCGCAACAAcatgtgtaatgaccacattacatgTTACTGTAAAATGCTGAAGCTACtcaccattgagagacgtcttgaagtaacctcttttcatGTGAAACTTCGGGCTGTCCAGTTTCTACTTCCAGATCGGATTCCAGATCAAACAcaaaaagcggacattttacaAAGATAAAACGTTGTTTATCCCATATCAACTCCTATATCGTTTATCATCTCCAATAAAGTTGGCACAACACTACAAATCCTTCTGatcacttgggagtgtgaccaatcacagcagagtgggtgtgcctggatgcgggacatgggtggaataaatcaaaatCGAATCGAATCGCatgaagcacgaaatccaaagaaatacagctggaataggtgcagattctggaagatctagaaagctttctatgctggctatcgctgctctataggaatccacaactcaatacaaagcgtaaaaaaatagcataatagttcccctttaacaatGGCCACACTGAGGGCTTATTAGCATTTGAGAGGGCGAATACATGAGTTGCAGTCCAATTTTAAACTACTGTGTTACTATTACTGTAAACAAACAGCAGAAAGCGCAAATTGTTGTTGAAAACCTTTTTAGGGTGAGCTCAACAGCACAAGGAATCAGTTGCAAGAGAAGTTGGCTGAGATGGAAAATTTTGCAGGACACCTGGAGGAAATATTCCTTACTGTGGAGGTAACTACGTCACTAGTAAGACAATAATAACGTACAAATATGTTATTCATTTACACACTGTAAAATAATGCAACAGGAGAATTTCGGCCGTCGGGAGCAGCACTTGGAGCATCATTATAATGACGTGCTTCAGACTTTATCACAACGCTATGACGAGCGTGCTGCCGGACTGGAGGACGAGAAGAAGAGCAAGCTGGAGACTCTGTACACTCAGCTGCTTGCTTGTGGCAACGCTCTGGATGCCTCAAAGGAGCTCATTGAGGAAGCCAAGAAGGTCTACCGCAGCCAGGACAAAAGGCTTTTTCTCAAGGTAACAAccattttattacagtatagcttctcaagggacaatactaaaGAAATAAAACTTGGATACACTTTaaagtagtctgtgtacagcttgaAAGGCAGCATAGTGGAGATGTACTATCCAGTTATATTGTCGAAAAACACACAACCATTATTGTCGAAATAGCTAATAATTGTGTCTTTCCTACGATCCAATCTCCTCCATTGGGGCGACTGAGCTGCATGGCAGTTTTTCAACAAGATAACAACCCCAAACCTCCAAATTTGGGCATGTTCCCTGTTTggtgtactcacttgtgttgccagccattaaacaataatggctgtgtcttGACTAATTTTCATAGGAAAGTACAtatatgggctgcatggcggtctagtggttagcgtgcagacctcacagctaggaggagaccagggttcaattccaccctcggccatctctgtgtggagtttgtatgttctccccgtgcatgcgtgggttttctccgggtactccggtttcctcccacattccaaaaacatgctaggttaattggcgactccaaattgtccataggtatgaatgtgagtgtgaatggttgtttgtctatatgtgccctgtgattggctggccaccagtccagggtgtaaagacagctgggataggctccagcacccactgttaccctcgtgagggtaagcagtagaaaatgaatgaatgaagtacatATATACTGCTTTCAATGTAAACTGCTGTACAATGACTATTCTGGCTATCCATTCGGGCTGTCATGAGACACCTAGCTCAAGACACAAGACGATCTTAgagtttttattagttatttggATCAAAATATGCTAGGTACATTATGCTATTTTGCTCTGTTTTTCCACTGGTGTTCTGCAATAAGCCCCACTTTACATATGGCTACTTGTGCAACACTTCGGACACCCATACGTGTTTTGCCAGGAAGGCGGGGTGTTGCTAGGTGACAGAGGAGTGTGTCGCTAGCCAGGTTTTGGGTTGCATTGAAGAGGGATTTATGCAGCTTTCAGACCTGCATTGCACGGCGGTACAAAGGTCATCATCCATAGTAGCGATACCGTAGTTCAAAGTCTGATTGACATCTTGCAAGATCTCGTGACATCCTTACTGTCCATATACTGATTCATCTCTTTTCTTTCATTGACAGGCAGTTGTTCCCACCATTAAAAGGTATACATGTCATGCATGGTCGAGTGAGTAAGTCAAATGTGTTGTCATAAAGTAATAACTTACACattatattgtcataatattcttCATAAGAATCGAGGATTTCTCCAAAGAGGAGATGGATCTCACGTTGTCTACACGTCTTGAATTTGACACACCTCTTGCTGATCTGTCGGATGTCAAAAGCATGATGGACTCCATCAATATTGTTCCAGGTTTGATTTCCGTTCAAGACATACCATGAGCTGTATGATGTTGACCACCTTTAGTGAAGCACCGTGTCTGGCCTGTTTCTgtccttctggaacaaatgttGGCACAAAGATGGAACCTTATTGTGCCTCCAGGTGTAGCGGCCTTGTGTGAGGCTGGTCCTGAAACTGCTCAAGATGTGTTTGAGGGTCGCTGAATTTGGGCAGAGGGCTCAGGTTGGATCCTCACCATAGCAAtgtcaaaattgacaaaaatactataataatacagaaataataactataatatcagataaaataagaaatgaaaGGACGACTCAAGAGCAATATCTATAGCAGGCTAAACATATgatagaatttttaaaaaatcatttaaatacaacatatataaagataaatactgtatgtatagttCCAAAATAAGAcgataaaatattacattcaaATGTGTACCTATGTCAATTAAAATGGAAGTGTTTTGTTTATAACAggtctaataaataaataaatacataaataaataaaagaacagGTCTAATTTTAACTTTTGCTTGTAACTAcgacaaaagtgtttttttttctattgtcaATTCAGTAACTTTGTTGTCCTTTATTTTATATGGTAGTATGCAAGTAATGATGCCAGGTTGTCCACAGCTCCATCCGCCCCAGTTATCAACCCCCAAATGGCCAACTCGGCTAGCCAGACATCACTGCGTGCGTGCTGGAGTTTGTTCTCTGATGACACAGTGGAGTTCTATGAGCTGTACTACAGACCTGTGCTGCAAGACACACCTATGGACAGTAACACTGCACCACATGGTAACACCTGTATCAGCACACAGACATCTTCTTTATTATTACACACTGTTTTTAACACTGTCTCTCCGTTCTCTTTTCAGTAATCAAACTGAAAGTGAAAGAGACTCAGTGCACTGTGAGGGATCTTCTACCCGGTGCCCAATATGAGCTGTGGGTGACAGCTACCAACACAACAGGCATCAGCCCGGTCAGTGAGAAGGCTTTATATATGACAGGTAAACAATTATAGTCTGTACTGTACAACAACCTCACACAACTGGAGAATAAAAGACTAAATGGATACTTCTCTGTAGTTCCATCACCTCCAGTCATCAAGCAGAGGGAGTGTTGCAGCTGTCCAGAAGCCGCTCTCATTCGCTGGGAGTCAGGAAACCCTGATCCTGTTGACTCCTACACTGTGGATATTATTCAGTTGGGACCTGATGGCACTGAGGAGGGGATCACAGAGTAAGTACATCACATCACCAACATGGGAGTGTAGGACACTGACAACATATTAGTGTCACACATTAGTGGGATGAAATGACAGTACACGTATATGCACGCACAAAGTTTCAAAtgttaatgtaaaataaaaaaaacaaacccctCTGATAGTTTCAACAGACCAAATGGCTAACAATACACAGCGGTTGCCAACTAACACAACACAGGTGAGCAAGGATAGTAGAGTTCAGAACAGCATGAACGATTGTTGCCAATGAATGGAACACAGTGGCATGGAAATGAAAGGCTGCCATGATAGAAGGTATATGAGAGGTGGGTGGAGCTAAGTATAGTTATACGCTGTGCATACACTTTGATAAAgttgattaattttatttagtgaACACAAtgaatatgtgtgtatatatagatgGGTAAAAATCCactatactgtaaatactgtataaactACATGTAGATGTCAAATATGTCAACCTTttcctttatttacttttatcttATTTCCCTTTAGCTGTTACCAACACTTAATCAACATGCAAAGTAATAGTACATCATATAATTACAattgataaaatattttaaaatgatcttCTCCTGTAGTGTTCCGGAGTAAACAGAatgcaacatttatttacatttttctgaATTATGGCTTTATCATGGTAGTGTTGATGtacttttattaatataattcacAGGCActgaaaacacaaatacagtaccGCTTATCTtctcatttaagttttttttttagtgcaacCATAAACAAGCCAGTGTAGGCACTGGGGTTCCATGG
The Doryrhamphus excisus isolate RoL2022-K1 chromosome 12, RoL_Dexc_1.0, whole genome shotgun sequence genome window above contains:
- the LOC131139683 gene encoding fibronectin type III and SPRY domain-containing protein 2, with the protein product MDLYDITGDRLDVIAEEADLQNKSMSTSQRSTGAEGELNSTRNQLQEKLAEMENFAGHLEEIFLTVEENFGRREQHLEHHYNDVLQTLSQRYDERAAGLEDEKKSKLETLYTQLLACGNALDASKELIEEAKKVYRSQDKRLFLKAVVPTIKRIEDFSKEEMDLTLSTRLEFDTPLADLSDVKSMMDSINIVPAPSAPVINPQMANSASQTSLRACWSLFSDDTVEFYELYYRPVLQDTPMDSNTAPHVIKLKVKETQCTVRDLLPGAQYELWVTATNTTGISPVSEKALYMTVPSPPVIKQRECCSCPEAALIRWESGNPDPVDSYTVDIIQLGPDGTEEGITESVVAVPTCQCLIQLQGGHRYLISVRAINIGGPSEKSEVITISTTGTFFHLLEDTAHPCLSFSEDGFTIFYGDEELPISAMGLDDNNFTSCAAVLGDLIPVRGRHYWEVEVDDGTQFRIGVAYEDTERNSYLGGNTTSWCMRHILTPSRHKYEFLHNGWSPDLRITVNPVRIGLALDYERGTLSFFNVDLEQHLHTFQCHFQRYVHPCFGLDNPGALTIHNGIEAPKYAFTGHP